The following proteins come from a genomic window of Sorghum bicolor cultivar BTx623 chromosome 3, Sorghum_bicolor_NCBIv3, whole genome shotgun sequence:
- the LOC8075317 gene encoding protein disulfide isomerase-like 2-2: MAISQISRGTLSILLLLAAAFAAAPAALADGDDVVALTESTFEKEVGQDRGALVEFYAPWCGHCKKLAPEYERLGASFKKAKSVLIAKIDCDEHKSLCSKYGVSGYPTIQWFPKGSLEPKKYEGQRTAEALAEFVNTEGGTNVKLATIPSSVVVLTPETFDSIVLDEAKDVLVEFYAPWCGHCKSLAPTYEKVASVFKLDEGVVIANLDADKYRDLAEKYGVTGFPTLKFFPKGNKAGEDYDGGRDLGDFVKFINEKSGTSRDTKGQLTSEAGRIASLDVLAKEFLGASSDKRKEVLSSMEEEAAKLSGPSARHGKVYVNIAKKILEKGNEYTKKETERLDRMLEKSINPSKADEFIIKKNVLSTFSS, from the exons ATGGCGATCTCCCAGATCTCACGCGGAACCCTGtccatcctcctcctcctggccGCCGCCTTCGCTGCTGCCCCGGCTGCGCTCGCGGACGGCGACGACGTGGTGGCCCTCACCGAGTCCACGTTCGAGAAGGAGGTCGGACAGGACCGCGGCGCCCTCGTCGAGTTCTACGCCCCCTG GTGTGGTCACTGCAAGAAGCTTGCTCCTGAGTATGAAAGGCTGGGTGCAAGTTTTAAGAAAGCTAAATCTGTCTTGATTGCTAAG ATTGATTGTGATGAGCACAAGAGTTTGTGCAGTAAGTATGGAGTTTCCGGGTATCCAACAATCCAATGGTTCCCAAAAGGATCCTTGGAGCCCAAAAA GTATGAAGGACAACGCACTGCAGAAGCCCTTGCTGAATTTGTTAATACTGAAGGAG GCACAAATGTAAAGCTGGCAACCATTCCTTCAAGTGTTGTGGTTCTGACCCCGGAGACCTTTGACTCAATTGTCCTTGATGAAGCCAAAGATGTCCTTGTTGAGTTCTATGCTCCATG GTGTGGTCACTGCAAGAGTCTTGCACCG ACATATGAGAAGGTGGCTTCTGTTTTCAAGTTAGATGAAGGAGTTGTTATTGCTAACCTTGATGCTGACAAATACAGGGATTTGGCTGAGAA GTATGGAGTTACTGGATTTCCTACATTGAAGTTTTTCCCAAAGGGAAACAAAGCTGGTGAAGATTATGATGGCGGTAGGGACTTGGGTGACTTTGTCAAGTTCATTAATGAGAAGAGTGGTACCAGCCGTGACACAAAGGGTCAACTAACCTCAGAG GCTGGCCGCATAGCAAGTCTGGATGTCCTGGCTAAGGAGTTCCTTGGTGCTTCCAGTGACAAGCGAAAGGAAGTCCTTTCCAGTATGGAGGAGGAGGCAGCTAAGCTCAGTGGTCCTTCTGCGAG GCATGGGAAGGTCTATGTAAACATCGCAAAGAAGATTCTAGAGAAAGGCAATGAGTATACTAAGAAGGAAACCGAGAGGCTTGATCGCATGTTGGAGAAG TCCATCAACCCCTCGAAGGCCGATGAGTTTATCATCAAGAAGAATGTTCTCTCGACTTTCTCATCCTAA
- the LOC8086330 gene encoding ribosome biogenesis protein BOP1 homolog, whose amino-acid sequence MGHSDGEHVHEGDDLSADDSSWSDGVWSEDGDEESLSFEDSGEGSGSDGESDEAAAAEESDSSEDEVAPRNTVGDVPLEWYKDEEHIGYDIDGRKIKKRDREGRIEAYLRNADDAKNWRKIYDEYNDEEVQITKDEAKIISRLLKGKTPHTNVDPYPDYVDWFEYEDKGHPLSSAPEPKRRFVPSKWEQKKVVKLVRAIRNGWIKFDKPKEERNLYLLWGDEADTADNKRHGLSYIPPPKPKLPGHEESYNPSIEYIPTQEEIDSYQLMYEEDRPKFIPKRFESLRSVPAYEKALREGFDRCLDLYLCPRTRKKRINIDPESLKPKLPSKKDLRPYPKTCYLEFKGHTSPVKSISVEISGQWLASGSCDGTIRVWEVETGRCLKVWNVGGDVRHIAWNPSPDRPILAAVVGHDLLLINAEVGSEEMQMRVKDLLKIDEMAPQDDTDDKKPAVRWMKHEKLDGITLIHQKAVSNVEWHYKGDYFTTVVPTGDTRAVLLHQLTKKHSHHPFRKLPGLPVAATFHPSQKMFFVATKKFVQVYDLQKAQLVKKLESGLREISSISIHPGGDNVIVGSKDGKLCWFDTDLSTRPYKTLKIHSKDITRVTFHRKHPLFASASEDCTAYVCHGMVYSDLNQNPLIVPLEILRGHSSSDGRGVLDCKFHPKQPWLFTAGADSVIRLYCD is encoded by the exons ATGGGCCACAGCGACGGAGAGCATGTGCACGAGGGCGACGACCTCTCCGCCGACGACTCTTCGTGGAGCGACGGCGTCTGGTCCGAGGACGGCGATGAG GAGTCGTTGTCGTTCGAGGACAGCGGCGAGGGCTCCGGCTCCGACGGTGAGTCCGACGAGGCTGCGGCGGCGGAAGAGAGCGACTCTTCGGAGGATGAG GTGGCGCCAAGGAATACCGTGGGAGACGTGCCTTTGGAGTGGTACAAGGACGAGGAACACATTGGGTATGACATTGATGGGAGGAAGATCAAGAAACGTGATAGGGAGGGGCGCATTGAAGCCTACCTCAGGAATGCAGATGATGCCAAGAATTG GAGAAAGATCTATGATGAGTATAATGACGAGGAAGTTCAGATTACAAAGGATGAGGCTAAGATAATTAGTAGATTGTTAAAGGGAAAGACTCCACATACCAATGTTGATCCATATCCA GATTATGTTGATTGGTTTGAATATGAGGATAAAGGTCATCCACTTTCTAGTGCCCCTGAGCCAAAGAGGCGATTTGTACCTTCAAAGTGGGAGCAGAAGAAG GTTGTTAAGCTTGTAAGAGCCATTCGTAATGGATGGATAAAGTTTGACAAGCCCAAGGAGGAACGTAACTTGTATCTATTATGGGGAGATGAAGCTGATACAGCAGACAATAAGCGGCATGGCTTGAGCTACATTCCTCCTCCTAAACCTAAGTTACCAG GTCATGAAGAGTCATATAATCCTTCCATTGAATACATTCCTACACAAGAGGAAATAGATTCTTACCAGCTTATGTATGAGGAGGATCGCCCAAAGTTCATTCCAAAACG ATTTGAGTCccttcgaagtgtacctgcataTGAGAAGGCACTGAGGGAAGGTTTTGATCGGTGTCTAGATCTTTATCTATGCCCTAGAACCCGCAAAAAGCGT ATAAATATTGATCCCGAGTCACTCAAGCCCAAGTTACCAAGTAAAAAGGATTTGAGGCCATACCCGAAAACTTGTTACCTTGAGTTCAAGGGCCATACGAGTCCTGTGAAATCCATTTCGGTTGAAATTTCAGGGCAGTGGCTTGCATCTG GTTCTTGTGATGGTACAATTCGTGTCTGGGAGGTTGAAACTGGTCGCTGTCTTAAAGTTTGGAACGTTGGAGGTGATGTCCGTCATATTGCCTGGAATCCTTCACCTGACAGGCCTATTCTTGCTGCTGTCGT TGGACATGACCTGCTACTTATTAATGCTGAGGTGGGGAGTGAAGAAATGCAAATGAGGGTAAAAGATCTGCTCAAGATTGATGAAATGGCTCCTCAAGATGATACTG atgacaagaaaccagcTGTGAGGTGGATGAAGCATGAAAAACTTGATGGGATCACCTTGATTCATCAAAAG GCTGTGTCAAATGTGGAGTGGCATTACAAGGGAGATTACTTCACCACAGTTGTGCCAACTG GCGATACAAGAGCTGTATTGTTGCATCAGCTCACCAAAAAGCACTCGCACCATCCTTTCCGTAAATTGCCAGGCCTTCCTGTTGCTGCAACATTCCATCCAAGTCAGAAGATGTTCTTTGTTGCTACTAAGAAATTTGTTCAGGTTTATGATCTCCAAAAAGCACAGTTGGTAAAGAAGCTGGAGTCAGGTCTCCGCGAGATTTCCTCCATCTCGATCCATCCTGGTG GTGATAATGTTATTGTCGGAAGCAAAGATGGAAAATTGTGCTGGTTTGATACTGATCTATCTACCAGACCATACAAGACTCTAAA GATCCATTCTAAGGATATTACCAGAGTTACCTTTCACCGAAAGCACCCTCTTTTTGCCTCAGCCTCCGAGGATTGTACTGCCTATGTATGTCATGGAATGGTCTATTCTGATCTTAACCAGAACCCACTTATTGTACCATTGGAAATTCTTCGTGGCCATTCTAGTTCAGATGGAAGAG GGGTTTTGGACTGCAAGTTCCATCCTAAACAACCATGGTTGTTCACTGCTGGTGCTGACTCTGTGATTAGACTATACTGCGACTGA